The Desulfobulbaceae bacterium DB1 genome includes a region encoding these proteins:
- a CDS encoding tRNA dihydrouridine synthase DusB: MKFRPLQIGNITLENPFILAPLAGYTDLPFRLLCREYGAGLVFSEMISCHGLTYEQQKTWEMLQTAADERPVVMQLFGAETDVMARATAMIAKLPIDCIDINMGCPVRKVVKKGAGCALMKTPELAGEIIRAVVGNTDKPVTVKFRSGWTHQSITAPDFARMAEEAGAAAVTIHARTWSDGFSGSVDWKIIERVKNSVGIPVIGNGDIHSHAEGIAMMEATGCDGVMIGRAALGRPWIFSPEEMPSSPGVRLLAVKRHLELIALFTKPAHALGKIRNYAGKYFKGMRHGTTIRNTIYAMKTFAELDRYITSLLDRSLAEDRQDQGDNNTDDN; this comes from the coding sequence ATGAAATTTCGCCCATTGCAAATCGGCAACATAACTCTTGAAAATCCCTTTATTCTTGCGCCCCTGGCCGGTTACACCGATCTGCCCTTTCGCCTGCTTTGCCGGGAATATGGGGCCGGACTCGTCTTTTCGGAGATGATCAGCTGCCACGGCCTGACATACGAACAGCAGAAAACATGGGAGATGCTGCAAACCGCGGCCGACGAAAGGCCGGTGGTCATGCAGCTGTTCGGCGCGGAAACCGATGTCATGGCCCGGGCAACGGCCATGATCGCGAAACTCCCCATTGACTGCATTGATATCAATATGGGGTGTCCGGTCCGCAAGGTCGTGAAAAAAGGAGCCGGATGCGCCCTGATGAAAACACCGGAACTGGCCGGCGAGATCATCCGGGCCGTGGTCGGCAATACCGACAAGCCGGTCACGGTGAAATTCCGTTCAGGCTGGACCCATCAATCCATCACGGCACCGGATTTTGCCCGAATGGCCGAAGAAGCGGGAGCGGCGGCGGTCACCATCCATGCCAGAACATGGAGCGACGGTTTTTCCGGCAGCGTGGACTGGAAAATCATTGAACGCGTCAAAAACAGCGTTGGCATTCCGGTGATCGGCAACGGGGATATCCATTCCCATGCCGAGGGAATTGCCATGATGGAAGCAACCGGTTGCGACGGCGTGATGATCGGCCGGGCCGCCCTCGGGCGCCCGTGGATCTTCAGTCCGGAAGAGATGCCCTCCTCGCCCGGTGTCCGCCTGCTGGCAGTCAAGCGCCACCTGGAACTCATCGCCCTCTTTACCAAACCGGCACACGCCCTGGGAAAGATACGAAATTACGCCGGCAAATATTTCAAGGGAATGCGGCACGGAACCACTATCCGCAACACGATTTACGCAATGAAAACCTTTGCCGAGCTCGATCGCTATATCACGTCGCTGCTGGACCGGTCACTTGCGGAAGATCGACAGGATCAGGGAGACAACAACACTGATGACAATTGA
- a CDS encoding HAD family hydrolase codes for MSKTKAIIFDLDGTLLDTLSDLADSMNRVLVRNGFPAHPVDHYRYFVGDGVEILVSRVLPRQSRDNELIRKLVAEMMEEYGRHWQDKTKPYDGIENMLTSVAERGLHLNILSNKPDAMTRLVVATFFPGHRFEHVAGAKENFPKKPDPAAALAIANKLGVSGQEILYLGDTATDMKTAVNAGMHALGALWGFRTAEELIGNGARELLAEPSEILRHIRD; via the coding sequence ATGAGCAAAACCAAAGCGATAATTTTCGACCTTGACGGCACACTGCTTGACACGCTTTCCGATCTTGCCGATTCCATGAATCGAGTGCTCGTCCGTAATGGGTTCCCTGCCCATCCGGTTGACCATTACCGTTATTTTGTCGGAGACGGGGTCGAGATACTGGTCAGCAGGGTATTGCCGCGGCAGTCGCGGGATAATGAGTTGATAAGGAAGCTGGTTGCGGAAATGATGGAGGAATACGGCAGACACTGGCAGGACAAAACAAAGCCGTATGACGGCATAGAGAACATGCTGACATCCGTGGCGGAACGCGGTCTCCACCTCAATATTCTCTCCAACAAGCCGGATGCCATGACCAGGCTTGTTGTCGCAACATTTTTTCCCGGCCACCGCTTTGAGCATGTTGCCGGGGCCAAAGAGAATTTTCCCAAAAAACCGGATCCCGCCGCCGCACTGGCCATAGCGAACAAGTTAGGTGTATCGGGACAAGAAATTCTTTATCTCGGCGATACGGCAACGGACATGAAAACGGCTGTCAACGCCGGCATGCACGCCTTAGGCGCGCTGTGGGGTTTCCGAACCGCGGAAGAGCTGATAGGCAATGGAGCAAGGGAGCTGCTTGCCGAACCAAGTGAAATCCTGCGTCACATCCGGGATTAG
- a CDS encoding 30S ribosomal protein S18, with product MRKKKIFHRRKVCRFCADKELVIDYKDVKTLRNFLTERGKIIPRRIYGNCAKHQRELTEAIKRARQIALLPYTGSHI from the coding sequence ATGAGAAAGAAAAAAATATTCCATCGGCGTAAAGTCTGCCGCTTTTGTGCGGATAAAGAACTTGTCATAGATTATAAGGATGTCAAAACCCTGCGCAACTTCCTTACGGAAAGGGGCAAAATAATTCCCCGCCGCATATACGGGAACTGCGCCAAACATCAGCGCGAACTGACGGAAGCGATAAAGCGGGCGCGTCAGATTGCCCTGTTGCCGTATACCGGCTCCCATATCTAA
- a CDS encoding manganese-dependent inorganic pyrophosphatase yields MSICVVGHSNPDTDSVAAAISYAHYLKATGQDAVACMQIDAAKLNPESKTVLAKFGLKAPETLMDASGKKIALVDHSDLAQAPANLGAAEVVAVVDHHKIGDLTTNNPIYFNAQPVGCTCTVLNEMYKNSGIAIPKDIAGVMVSAILSDTVNFKSPTCTPADKAAVADLLKVAGVADKDALFMDMLKAKSAVDGIPAKDLLFRDYKDFDMKGNKVGVGQLELATLDQVAAIRGDLMKEMEKVKGEGRHSVLLMLTDVVKEGTDLVVLSDDPALIEKAFNGKLANSSMWIDGMMSRKKQTIPNLQKAFGC; encoded by the coding sequence ATGTCAATTTGTGTTGTTGGCCATTCAAATCCGGATACCGATTCCGTTGCAGCGGCAATTTCATATGCTCATTACCTGAAAGCCACAGGACAGGATGCAGTTGCCTGCATGCAGATCGATGCAGCAAAATTGAACCCTGAAAGCAAAACCGTTCTCGCCAAGTTCGGTCTGAAAGCTCCTGAGACGCTCATGGACGCAAGCGGCAAAAAAATCGCCCTGGTAGACCACAGCGATCTCGCTCAGGCCCCGGCCAATCTGGGAGCCGCCGAGGTGGTAGCTGTTGTTGATCATCACAAAATCGGTGATCTGACCACCAATAACCCCATTTACTTCAATGCCCAGCCCGTCGGCTGCACCTGCACGGTGTTGAATGAAATGTACAAAAACAGCGGGATCGCTATTCCCAAGGACATCGCCGGCGTTATGGTTTCCGCCATCCTGAGCGACACCGTGAATTTCAAGTCACCCACCTGCACCCCTGCCGATAAGGCCGCGGTTGCCGATCTGCTCAAGGTCGCCGGTGTTGCCGACAAGGATGCCCTTTTCATGGACATGCTGAAGGCTAAATCCGCTGTTGACGGTATTCCGGCAAAGGATCTCCTTTTCCGTGACTACAAAGATTTCGACATGAAGGGCAACAAAGTCGGCGTTGGCCAGCTTGAGCTTGCCACCCTGGATCAGGTTGCCGCCATTCGTGGCGATCTGATGAAGGAAATGGAGAAGGTCAAAGGCGAGGGTCGTCACTCCGTACTGCTGATGCTGACCGACGTTGTCAAGGAAGGAACCGATCTGGTGGTTCTCTCCGATGATCCCGCGCTCATTGAAAAGGCCTTCAACGGCAAACTGGCCAACAGCTCCATGTGGATCGACGGCATGATGAGCCGCAAAAAACAGACCATCCCCAATCTGCAGAAAGCTTTCGGCTGCTGA
- a CDS encoding 30S ribosomal protein S6, which produces MRRYETISIIHPGVGEDVLNSISQKTAEIIEKEAGTIITVDNWGLKKLAYPINKEQQGYYIYTEYAAVPSAVAEMERIFKIDDNVLKFMTIKLQEVYDPNKAVKSSLTARAHDDADEAESDEDE; this is translated from the coding sequence ATGCGTAGATATGAGACCATATCTATCATCCACCCCGGCGTCGGGGAGGATGTACTTAACTCGATCAGCCAGAAAACGGCTGAAATCATCGAAAAAGAAGCGGGCACTATTATCACCGTTGATAATTGGGGCCTGAAGAAACTCGCTTATCCGATCAACAAGGAACAGCAGGGCTACTATATTTACACCGAGTATGCCGCGGTCCCCTCAGCGGTGGCGGAAATGGAACGTATCTTCAAGATCGACGACAACGTTTTGAAATTCATGACGATCAAGCTCCAGGAAGTGTATGATCCCAACAAGGCCGTAAAATCATCCTTGACCGCCCGTGCCCATGACGATGCGGATGAAGCTGAATCAGACGAAGACGAATAA
- a CDS encoding 50S ribosomal protein L9: MELILKKTIDTLGQEGDIVKVKPGYGRNYLVPHGMAVLANKANLAILEQEMSVIKARKEKERQAAEELSKKIGGATVVIEQRVGEENKLYGSVTSADIAQKLAEVGIVIDKRKIVLDEPIKTLGVTMVPCKTGYQMTTEIKVEIVPLSIAE; the protein is encoded by the coding sequence ATGGAATTAATACTCAAAAAAACGATTGATACCTTGGGCCAGGAAGGTGATATTGTAAAGGTTAAGCCCGGTTATGGGCGCAATTATCTCGTTCCCCACGGCATGGCCGTACTGGCCAACAAAGCAAACCTTGCCATTCTTGAGCAGGAAATGAGCGTCATCAAGGCCCGCAAGGAAAAAGAACGCCAGGCAGCGGAAGAGCTTTCCAAGAAAATCGGCGGTGCCACCGTTGTCATCGAGCAGCGTGTCGGCGAGGAAAACAAGCTTTACGGATCCGTTACCTCTGCGGATATTGCCCAGAAGCTTGCCGAGGTCGGCATTGTCATCGATAAACGTAAAATCGTTCTCGATGAACCGATCAAAACCCTTGGCGTGACCATGGTCCCCTGCAAGACCGGCTACCAGATGACCACTGAAATCAAGGTTGAGATTGTTCCCCTGTCCATCGCGGAATAA
- a CDS encoding transketolase, with translation MTLKLNPNNDQLSTKELQELAEMRKRCARRILLSTSLAASGHPGGSLSSLDLLLVTYGMMNHKPREPRWDGRDRVVMSIGHISPGVYSVLSEYGYFSEEEFLAGFRRAGSGFPGHVEKIVPGVEWDTGNLGQGLSTAVGMAMAMKLKGSGSKVFVFMGDGDLQKGQAAEAMRFAHKYKLDNLIGIVDRNHLQICGSTEEVMPSDIPGLFASCGWNVDNLDDGHDCRKVFAKLAGIYNGNGAKERPTVIIAKTTMGKGVSFMENLAKYHGSPLKQEQLDAACAELGVVNDSAKWAELRQQPVSAATRLADTVCYPRIEAGKAVVYDAGTRTDCRSAYGTALYELARLNNVPGKAPKIVGISCDLEGSVKMGDFHKHMPEAFLEAGIQEHHAATMAGAISREEMATFFSTFGVFAVSEVYNQNRLNDINHTNVKVVATHLGLDVGEDGPTHQGIDYIGLMRNYFGFNVFLPADPNQTDHIVRHAAVSPGNCFVGMGRSKMNMITNEAGTPFFGADYVFTPGRGDWVRRGDKGTIISYGALSNYVMDAWRKLRDEGISVSVLLMASIVPLDRQSVLEAAKNGPVLTVEDHHVDTGLGAMIGTLLADEGLVCGLKRLGVTHYGSSGKPADLYAEQGLDAAGIVRSFKQLL, from the coding sequence ATGACATTGAAATTAAACCCGAATAACGATCAATTGTCCACGAAAGAGCTGCAAGAGCTTGCGGAGATGAGAAAACGATGCGCCCGGCGCATTCTGCTGTCAACCAGTCTGGCTGCTTCGGGCCATCCCGGCGGATCGCTTTCGTCGCTGGATCTGCTGCTCGTCACTTACGGCATGATGAATCATAAGCCGCGGGAACCGCGTTGGGACGGCAGAGACAGGGTCGTGATGAGCATAGGCCATATTTCCCCGGGTGTCTATAGTGTTCTCTCCGAGTACGGTTATTTCAGCGAGGAAGAATTTCTCGCCGGTTTCAGGCGTGCTGGGTCCGGTTTTCCCGGTCATGTGGAAAAGATCGTCCCCGGCGTTGAATGGGATACCGGCAATCTCGGCCAGGGATTGTCAACCGCCGTGGGCATGGCCATGGCCATGAAGCTTAAGGGATCCGGCAGCAAGGTTTTTGTCTTCATGGGTGATGGTGATCTGCAGAAAGGGCAGGCCGCCGAGGCAATGCGATTTGCCCATAAGTATAAACTTGATAATCTGATCGGCATAGTCGACCGGAATCACCTGCAGATCTGCGGCAGCACGGAAGAGGTCATGCCGAGTGATATTCCCGGCCTGTTTGCCTCCTGCGGCTGGAATGTCGACAATCTTGACGACGGTCATGATTGCCGGAAGGTTTTTGCGAAGCTTGCCGGGATCTATAACGGCAACGGTGCAAAAGAGCGACCCACCGTCATTATTGCTAAAACCACCATGGGCAAGGGAGTTTCCTTTATGGAGAACCTGGCCAAATATCATGGCTCCCCTCTGAAGCAGGAGCAGCTCGATGCGGCATGCGCCGAACTGGGGGTGGTGAATGATTCCGCCAAATGGGCGGAACTGCGACAACAACCCGTTTCTGCCGCAACGCGCCTGGCCGACACGGTTTGCTATCCGCGGATTGAAGCCGGCAAAGCCGTGGTTTACGATGCAGGAACCAGAACGGATTGCCGTTCAGCTTACGGCACCGCGCTGTATGAGCTCGCCAGGTTAAACAATGTGCCGGGGAAAGCCCCGAAAATCGTCGGCATCTCCTGCGACCTGGAAGGGTCGGTAAAAATGGGGGATTTTCACAAACATATGCCCGAGGCCTTTCTCGAAGCCGGTATTCAGGAGCATCACGCCGCCACCATGGCAGGAGCCATCAGCCGGGAGGAGATGGCAACCTTTTTCAGCACCTTTGGCGTCTTTGCCGTTTCCGAGGTCTATAACCAGAACCGGCTTAATGATATCAACCACACCAATGTCAAGGTGGTGGCCACCCATCTCGGTCTTGACGTCGGAGAGGACGGCCCCACCCACCAGGGTATCGATTATATCGGCCTGATGCGCAATTATTTCGGGTTTAACGTTTTTCTTCCCGCTGATCCCAACCAGACGGACCATATCGTCCGTCATGCAGCCGTCAGTCCCGGCAATTGTTTTGTCGGCATGGGCCGCTCGAAGATGAATATGATCACAAATGAGGCCGGCACCCCGTTCTTCGGAGCTGATTATGTTTTTACTCCGGGCCGTGGCGACTGGGTGCGCCGGGGCGATAAAGGCACCATTATTTCCTATGGCGCCTTGAGTAATTATGTCATGGATGCCTGGCGGAAATTGCGGGATGAAGGGATATCGGTGTCCGTACTGCTGATGGCTTCCATTGTTCCCCTTGACCGGCAAAGCGTGCTGGAAGCCGCTAAAAACGGGCCTGTCCTCACTGTGGAAGACCATCATGTCGATACCGGTCTCGGCGCCATGATCGGCACGCTTCTGGCTGATGAAGGGCTGGTCTGCGGATTAAAGAGGCTGGGTGTCACCCATTACGGTTCTTCCGGGAAACCTGCCGATCTTTATGCCGAACAGGGGCTTGACGCGGCAGGGATTGTCAGATCCTTTAAGCAGCTGTTGTAG
- a CDS encoding replicative DNA helicase: MIPQQSLSASHRIPPHNREAEQCVLGAVLQQQGILAKIIDFLRPDDFYFQGNKLIFKAMLALFEKNEPQDLITVTNYLKTSNSLAESGGPAYLASLTDLVPLASNVVYYSKIVREKSILRQLIATTTDIAGRCYEEQDDIEKLLDEVEQTVFEIARDKGSSTFEPLNKIITQAFERVTTLAERKEMITGVPTGYDQFDKMTAGLQPSDLIILAGRPSMGKTALAMNIVQNTALHHGTGVGVFSLEMSKAQLGLRLLCSLSKVDSNDLRTGFIRDNDWPKLTRAAGELSGANIFIDDTPALSVLEMRAKARRLKAEYDIGLVVVDYLQLMRGRADSREQEISEISRSLKAMAKELSIPVIALSQLNRSLESRPNKRPQLSDLRESGAIEQDADVICFIYRDEVYNKAEDNPKRGIAELIIGKQRNGPTGTVELAFLGKYTSFENLAPHMPGPTA; the protein is encoded by the coding sequence ATGATACCACAGCAATCTCTTTCAGCAAGCCACCGGATTCCGCCTCACAACAGAGAGGCGGAGCAATGTGTCTTGGGAGCTGTCTTGCAGCAGCAAGGGATTCTGGCAAAAATCATTGACTTTCTCCGTCCGGACGATTTCTATTTTCAAGGCAACAAGCTTATTTTCAAGGCAATGCTGGCTCTTTTTGAAAAAAACGAGCCGCAGGACCTCATTACCGTCACAAATTACCTGAAAACATCCAACAGTCTCGCCGAAAGCGGCGGTCCCGCCTATCTGGCTTCCCTGACCGACCTTGTCCCCCTGGCATCCAATGTCGTTTATTATTCCAAGATAGTCCGTGAGAAATCGATTTTACGACAGCTCATCGCAACGACAACGGACATTGCCGGTCGCTGTTACGAAGAACAGGATGACATTGAAAAGCTGCTGGACGAAGTGGAGCAGACGGTTTTTGAAATCGCCCGGGACAAGGGCAGCTCAACCTTTGAGCCCTTAAACAAAATTATTACCCAGGCATTTGAAAGGGTGACGACCCTTGCCGAACGGAAAGAAATGATAACCGGCGTCCCCACCGGTTATGACCAGTTCGACAAAATGACCGCCGGACTGCAGCCTTCCGACCTGATCATCCTTGCCGGCAGGCCAAGCATGGGGAAAACAGCCCTGGCCATGAATATCGTCCAGAATACCGCTTTGCATCACGGCACCGGGGTTGGCGTCTTCAGCCTGGAAATGTCCAAGGCGCAGCTCGGCCTCCGACTCCTCTGTTCACTGAGCAAGGTCGACTCCAACGACCTGCGTACCGGTTTCATCAGGGATAATGACTGGCCGAAACTGACCCGCGCCGCCGGTGAACTTTCCGGCGCAAATATTTTCATCGACGATACCCCTGCCCTTTCCGTTCTGGAAATGAGGGCAAAGGCACGAAGACTGAAAGCCGAATATGACATCGGCCTGGTTGTCGTTGACTATCTGCAGCTCATGCGCGGCCGGGCGGACAGCCGTGAACAGGAAATCAGCGAAATTTCCCGTTCGCTGAAGGCCATGGCCAAAGAGTTAAGCATCCCGGTCATTGCCCTTTCCCAGCTTAATCGAAGTCTGGAAAGCAGACCGAACAAACGCCCCCAGCTTTCCGACCTGCGTGAATCAGGCGCCATTGAACAGGATGCCGACGTCATTTGCTTTATTTACCGTGATGAGGTTTACAACAAAGCGGAAGACAACCCGAAGCGAGGTATTGCCGAACTGATTATCGGCAAACAGCGAAACGGTCCGACCGGCACCGTGGAACTGGCGTTCCTCGGCAAATACACCAGCTTTGAGAACCTGGCACCTCACATGCCGGGACCGACTGCGTAA
- a CDS encoding leucine--tRNA ligase produces the protein MNTNIYDFAAIEKKWQMKWLSEKSFKVSHDAGKKKYYLLEMFPYPSGRIHMGHVRNYTIGDVVARFKRMQGYNVLHPMGWDAFGLPAENAAIKHATHPAKWTYENIEYMKGQLQGMGLSYDWDRELATCSPDYYRWEQLFFIRLYRKGLVYPRVTTVNWCETCQTVLANEQVIDGCCWRCDESVLPREMNGWFFKITDYAEELLAECDHLKGWPEKVLTMQRNWIGKSIGAEIDFTIEGMDKKLTIFTTRPDTIHGATFMSIAPDHKLIPELVQGTGMEDAVAAFAVKTRIDRQRQNPEDELAKEGVFTGRYALNPFTGDRLPIYAANFVLAEYGTGAVMAVPAHDQRDFEFARQYKLPIMVVIQPEGEELHAETMEAAHEGPGNLVNSAAFNGLSSSDAKVKITETAQNRGFGKPRTTYRLRDWGISRQRYWGAPIPMIYCERCGVQPVPENDLPVTLPADVIIEKSGKSPLHDLESFYKTTCPACGGPGRRETDTMDTFVESSWYYARYACPDYVQGPLHKESVDYWLPVDQYIGGVEHAILHLLYARFFTKVMRDLGYLSIDEPFTNLLTQGMVIKDGTKMSKSKGNVVDPDTLIKKYGADTVRLFSLFAAPPEKDLEWSDQGVEGAYRFLNRVHRFVADNLDMLRRTTAEIPENIEGPSRELHRKTHQTISKVSSDIDGKFHFNTAISAVMELTNTLYALTGENSRQWPADAVIKEAVEAIVVLLSPMVPHFCEELWQRTGHDTVLSTTPWPLFDENAAKEDEITLVVQINGKVRSKLQVAADCDEDLLKEKTLADDKVLKFIDNKTIRKIIVVRNKLINIVVS, from the coding sequence ATGAATACGAACATATATGATTTTGCCGCTATTGAAAAGAAATGGCAGATGAAATGGCTTTCCGAAAAATCCTTTAAAGTCTCCCATGATGCCGGGAAAAAGAAATATTATCTGCTGGAGATGTTTCCCTATCCTTCCGGCCGCATCCACATGGGCCATGTTCGCAATTACACCATCGGCGACGTGGTTGCCCGTTTCAAAAGAATGCAGGGTTACAATGTCCTGCATCCCATGGGCTGGGATGCATTTGGCCTGCCCGCCGAAAATGCGGCCATCAAACACGCCACCCATCCGGCCAAATGGACCTATGAAAACATCGAGTATATGAAAGGTCAGCTGCAGGGCATGGGACTCAGTTACGACTGGGACCGTGAACTGGCAACCTGTTCCCCGGATTATTATCGCTGGGAACAGCTCTTTTTCATCCGGCTTTACCGGAAAGGTCTTGTCTACCCCAGGGTAACCACGGTCAACTGGTGCGAAACCTGCCAGACGGTGCTTGCCAATGAACAGGTTATCGACGGCTGTTGCTGGCGCTGTGACGAAAGCGTCCTGCCGCGGGAAATGAACGGCTGGTTTTTTAAAATAACCGATTATGCCGAGGAGCTTCTCGCTGAATGCGACCATCTCAAAGGCTGGCCGGAAAAAGTTTTGACCATGCAGCGCAACTGGATCGGCAAAAGCATCGGGGCCGAAATTGATTTCACCATTGAGGGGATGGACAAAAAACTGACCATTTTCACCACCCGTCCCGACACAATTCATGGTGCGACCTTCATGTCCATTGCCCCTGACCACAAATTAATCCCGGAACTGGTCCAGGGAACAGGCATGGAAGATGCCGTCGCCGCTTTTGCCGTTAAAACCCGCATTGACAGACAGCGGCAGAACCCGGAGGATGAACTTGCCAAGGAAGGTGTCTTTACCGGTCGATACGCGCTAAATCCCTTCACCGGGGACAGGCTGCCCATTTATGCGGCCAATTTCGTCCTGGCCGAATACGGCACCGGCGCCGTCATGGCTGTTCCGGCCCATGACCAGCGTGACTTTGAATTCGCCCGTCAATATAAACTGCCGATCATGGTGGTTATTCAGCCCGAGGGTGAAGAACTTCACGCCGAGACCATGGAAGCCGCCCACGAAGGCCCGGGAAATCTCGTCAATTCAGCCGCATTCAACGGGCTCTCTTCGTCGGATGCCAAGGTAAAAATAACCGAAACCGCTCAAAACAGGGGGTTCGGCAAGCCCCGGACAACCTACCGATTGCGGGACTGGGGTATTTCCAGGCAGCGTTACTGGGGAGCGCCGATCCCCATGATTTACTGTGAGCGTTGCGGCGTGCAGCCGGTGCCGGAAAATGATCTTCCCGTCACCCTTCCCGCTGATGTCATTATCGAAAAATCGGGCAAATCCCCCCTGCATGACCTGGAAAGCTTTTACAAAACCACCTGTCCGGCATGCGGCGGACCCGGCAGGCGCGAAACCGACACCATGGATACCTTTGTCGAATCATCATGGTATTACGCCCGATATGCCTGCCCGGATTATGTTCAGGGACCGCTGCACAAGGAATCGGTTGATTACTGGCTGCCCGTTGACCAGTATATCGGCGGGGTCGAACACGCCATCCTGCATCTCCTTTATGCCCGCTTCTTCACCAAGGTCATGCGGGATCTCGGGTACCTTTCCATTGACGAACCCTTCACCAATCTGCTGACCCAGGGCATGGTCATCAAGGACGGCACCAAGATGTCCAAATCAAAGGGCAATGTTGTCGACCCCGACACCCTCATCAAAAAATACGGCGCCGACACCGTCAGGCTCTTCAGCCTGTTTGCCGCGCCGCCGGAAAAGGATCTGGAGTGGAGCGATCAGGGAGTTGAGGGAGCCTATCGTTTTTTAAACAGGGTACACCGCTTTGTCGCTGATAATCTTGACATGCTGCGCCGAACAACCGCCGAAATCCCGGAAAACATCGAGGGACCGAGCCGCGAACTGCACCGCAAGACCCACCAGACAATCAGCAAGGTGAGCAGCGACATCGACGGCAAATTTCATTTCAACACGGCAATCAGCGCGGTCATGGAACTGACCAATACCCTCTATGCCCTTACCGGAGAAAATTCCCGCCAATGGCCGGCAGACGCTGTCATCAAAGAGGCCGTGGAGGCAATTGTTGTTCTGCTCTCCCCAATGGTGCCCCATTTCTGCGAGGAGCTGTGGCAACGCACCGGCCACGACACGGTGCTTTCCACAACGCCCTGGCCGCTCTTTGACGAAAATGCAGCCAAGGAAGACGAAATTACTCTCGTGGTCCAGATTAACGGGAAGGTTCGCAGCAAGCTGCAAGTCGCCGCGGACTGTGATGAAGATCTTTTGAAGGAAAAAACCCTGGCGGATGATAAGGTGCTGAAGTTTATCGATAACAAAACAATTCGCAAGATCATTGTCGTCAGAAACAAACTGATTAATATCGTCGTTTCCTGA